The DNA sequence TCTCCTTTACCTAACTCTTCTGACCAATTAATTTCAGGATAATCAAAATTCCTCAATTATTTCCTGCCTTTTATTCATTACTCTAATTTGTTTGCATGGTTCTGTTCGGGTGATCAGATTACCCCTATTAGTGTGATTGATTGTTTCAGATCTTTTCTAACTACATGCATTTTGTTTCTGTCTAACTGGTGGTTGCATTACGTTTTTGTACTGCCATTTATGTTATCTCTAATGTACAGCTGTTCTACCTCCCCTTTTCCCTCGCTATCTTTTCAAAATATGTTATACCTTGTGATGTTTTAATTCCCAGTTCTGAATTTATCCCTATCATTTGGTTCCTTATAGGACATCACGTTCCCAGGATTTACTACAGACACTGCATTCCTGTGCAGTTAATAGCAGGTCCTCTCACTTTATTTTTAACCTTTATTTCTACATACATTTAAAAATCTATTTATTCTTTGGACTTTTATATCTTCACTTGGTTTTGTTTGTCCAATGCTCTCCGTTCCCATTTTATTTATATTTAAACTTGTTTGATTTCTtgtctgtccaccccccccccccccccccccccatcttacttATCTTTTCATCCACAGCCTGGCATCTGTTCACTAACACCTTTCAATAGTGAAATGGTTGAGAATATTTTTTAACATTTAAACTCCAAAAGGAAATACTCCACTTGATGCAAACATGGAAAAGAAAATGGACCCTATTATTTGACTTCAGTATCAATTTATAACTGAATTCTAGGCGAGACATCTTTAGCATCTATTGTATAGTATGGTCTTTGGTTTTGCAATATCTTTTGCCTTTTAATCTTAAATCACCTTTCCCCACCCCACCAGGATCCAAGTAAGGAATGTGAGCCATATCGTATGTCTAATGGACGACCTATTGCCCCTTGTGGAGCTATTGCAAACAGTCTGTTTAATGGTATGTAAGTGCACAAGATATTTTCTGTAAACTCAAATAAAAATTGGATTCTATAGTTTGTATATGTCATATGCTTAGTGATAGAAGAACCTGTGAATGTACATCACTTCCGTTAAAAAGCAAGATTAATATATTATATTACAAAAACACTTGATGTCCTGCTGGTACAGCATGCTaagacaaaggaagattcagacttacTTACCCTACCTGTAGAAGTGATCCACTTTGAATTAAAGTCGAGGGTCAGCAAGGGTGCATCCCACATGTGCACTTCTCCATGGCCTTTTACAGAACACAGGAGCAAATTGCTGGTAAACACTTAAGTTGAGGATTTATGTCAGAAACCCGTATCAAAATAATAGAGAGAGTGGATTCCCAGTTAATTTAAACATAAGTGAAGGTACTTTACTCATCATGTTACATTTTTGCTACATGGTGAATGCTGTATTGAACTATCCCAACCAATACTCCAGTAGGCCACCCGGAAATAGGCAGTGCTCTTCAGAATGTTGACTATCAAAAAGTAGTAAACAATTCAATTCCTCTGGGTTGCTCaagtgttcccatatgtctgcttcTCTTTAATTCTTTTCTCTGTGTGTATCTTTCTCTCTCCCCATTTTATTGCACCTGTTGCCAATTAATCGTACATTCATTCTTTGTCTCATTTTCTGTCAGTATATTTCTCATTCTGTTTCTATATATTATTGGTTTAATATACTTACATATTTCAACTTTTTGAAAGCCGTAAGAGAGGAAAGCGTACCGTTTTGTTAAAAGAATAGGAATGCAGATGTTGAAAATCTTAAATAAAAACAAAGTACTGGAATATTCAGCAAGcctaggcagcatctatggagagacaaATTGAGTTAAGGGGCAGGGGCGATTCTTAAACAAAGTAAGTGGGTTTGGGTCTAATGGGGTGTTAAATTCTTAAAATTCAACCCCGGACTCCAACACATTCACTTCTGCCTTTAATGGAGGCAGGAAGTTGGACAGGTGAGTATCCCATTCCAAGGGTTTCCCGAGCCTCTATAACGCCAGGTATATCAAAGTGGAAAATACTGGGTCCAGGAAGGTCCTTAAGTGCCTTTTCACTATTTGCTGTACCCAGTATGTCTGCCTGGGTACCCACCTGCAACTgggcatcactccctccatcaccaaggcTACTAACTCATCTCCACAAATCTTCGGCCCCCAAGACACACTGCCCTCTTCCCCCAGAACTTGGACCTCCTTTTCTAGTGTCTCATTCCTTTCCAGGCCTTCAGttctccctgctcctccagccacACCTATCCAACCGAGGTATTGCAAACCCCACACCCAGTGCAAGCCTACCTTGACATTTGACCTCTATCGGCATGCTGCCTGCCGAACTGAAAACCACAGCCTGTTGGCAACCCTGACTTCCAGATTCCCTGATGCTACAAGATGTATAAGTCTAAGAGAGTACATGGTTTGGTGGTAGCTGAAATGAAATGAGTACTGGGGGAAGTTCAAGCCTGGGAGTGAGCACAGTAGAGATCTGGGACCAGATTGGAAAGAAGCTGAATTGGAACTGATGCCCTGGTGGTGAAACCGGTACATGAGAGACTTGAGCAGCATCGTTTAGCAGAGGCCTTGAAATTGATTAGGGAGGGGGCAGAGGCCAGGTGGCGTAAAAAGAAAAAGTAAGTAAAATACAGCAGAAGCTTTAATCTGAAGCAAGAACAGAGGATGGCGGATAAGTTCAGCAGATCTGCCAGCATCTATGAGgaaagaaacagttaacatttcgagtccataaACTCTTTGTCAGTGGAATAAACAGAATGCTGGGTTGTAGCTTTACCAGGATTGGGGAACAAATAGTTTTTTTATAAAGTTATCTGATAACCTGAATCACTCGGACCACTGTTGAGATCTGATTGCTCGGCAGTGCTAGATGATATACATGGATAAATCAGCAATCTTGCAGTCTCAGCGATGAATAGATTTACAGACTACAACATGTTCAAATAAGTAGATCTAATTTTATTTCCTCCTCATCTCGCTGAATGTTATGATTCGCTGGACTATATTTGGTATCTACCTGAGAATATCATTGTTGATTCATGAGACGGGGAGTGTTACTGAAAATTTAACCAACATCATCACAGTGAAGCCAAATAGTGACATTACTCAGATTAACATCCATAAATGTCCATAATCTCTGGCTGACTTGTTTTGATGCCCATGGGGCAGCAACAGCAATGCTCCCTCCACAGCCTCAGCATCTGCTAGTGGCTGAACATAGGATCTACCTAGTAAAACTGCCTGACCTACAAAGTTACCGAGGGCAAATTATTTTGTGCTGTCTTGATTCTATTTTATGTTTTCCAAATTTCCATAAAATATTTTTGTTGTTTGCATTATTTGTTTGCTGAAATACTGTTGGGTACTTTAATTAATGCTCTGACAGCATACAGTTGCATTAAGCTTTGACGTCTACCTATTAATTCTTTGTAGTATAGTCCTCAGATCTTTGATTTTTGATTGCTAGATACTTTGGTACTGTACTACATGGACAATGGCACTCGAAAAGAGATTCAACTGACGAGTAATGGTATTGCGTGGTGGACAGACAAGAATGTCAAGTTCAGAAACCCAACTGGGGATGGCAATTTATCAACCATTTTTAAAGGTAATTTTACGTCAAAACTTGGTGTATTCTTGATTCGATATAAAGTTTTTGTGAAAATTATTTCAAATTAGTGTAAACTTGATCCATATTACTGTTTTATAGTGAAATTTCTTGAAAGCTAACTTAAATATGATTTGCAAAATTGTTTTTTTAGGAATAATTATGTTTCACCTATAATTAAGAAATCAAGGGTCGAATGATACAGTGGGGCAAGCACAATTTATTTTACCTTTCTGGTTTTGGATCTAATGGAATGTAGCTTGGTATCTGTTAGCAGTAAATTAGTTGGTCTTGACCCAATTTTTAGTAGGTGTGAATTCACTGCAAAAAATATTCACTAAATAGGAAATTAGCAACGATGGGAAAAATGAATATCACACTTATTCCTGAAGCTGAGAAGAATTAGAAATCAATCTGAGTTGAAGGTGGTTCAGCATGTTGAAAAGCATTAATCATTGTACCGTCTGTTGATGGCCAGTAGGTTGATTCATATTGTAATAGGGTTGAAAGACTGGAGAAATGTGGCCATTCAGTCTTGaaaagaggtgaaaaaaatcaaccctCTGAATAGGGAAGTTGTGGAACatgatttctctcccccccccccccccccccccccccccccccccgagtcatgACAGTAAGGCGCAAGTCAAATTCAGTTTCCTCAGTGTATGATCAGCATGAGGAATGAGCTTCCTAATAGAATAATAGATATAGAAATCCTAAAACCAGTTGCAAAATAAACACAGATAATATGGATCTATTAGTTTATTATTCAGATTGTGTAAGAATAAATTATCCACCCATAGCTATCTTACAATTTTTGACCACTTAAATCAAAATTTTCCAGAATGAACGTCCAAATTCAAAAAGTTCCTCTTGTGGAATTGGTCAAGTTATATACAATATAAAATTGTTTTGGGAATATGTTACAGACACTGCAAAACCTTTGAACTGGCCAAAGCCAGTGTATGACCTGGATCCAACTGACCCACACAACAATGGATTTATCAACGAAGATTTCATTGTGTGGATGCGTACTGCAGCTTTACCCACTTTTCGCAAGCTGTACAGGCTTATTATGAAGACGGACTCATTGACCCCGACACTGCAGCAAGGAAATTATACATTGCACGTTACCTACAGTATCCTTTTTTGTATAAAATAAAGATTCTATCTGTTTCTCATTTTCATTAAGTTCTATTGAGGATGAGTGTGTTTGCAATACTGAACCACATTGGTTTAAATAGCAATCTCGTACATATGGGCGTACATTCTTCCAACGACCAAAGGTTTGCAGCACCACGTTAGAAAAAACCTGCTTATGCTGAATTGTTGCAACATATTGGCTCATCTTGGTGCTTATTATTTCACTGTTCTAATTACTTTGCAGTAATAAATGGGAAAGTAAAGGAATAAAAACGTTGTATCGACTATTATTGATACAAATATCAGATTAAGTGTGTAGTGGAAAGGAAACTGGTCATCAGCGCTGGTATGAGTAGGAATTTTGAAAGTCAGCCCATTTGAAGTTGCAATATTTTTATTGCATTTTGTACTTGCAAATGGGTCTTTGTCCTAGTGTAATCCAAAAAGCTTTTGCTGTGACTTAATCTCAACCATTAAATCACAAACTTACCAATTTTGTAAGTTACTGTATTGACTATCAAAATAGTTCCTTGTTGCACATCTGAATTGTGGAAACAAGAAAATATTAGTTTGCATTTTTCTCTTCCATTAATAATTTTGTCCCTGACATTTTGTGACAAATGACAAAGTTGCATATATTTTCCCCTCACCTCTGTTTCGAGTTGGCAAACAAATGATCACTAATTTGGTCTTTGTTGACTGCTATCTTAACAGCTGTTTAAGTTTGGATATCCTGCATGATAGATTGCACGGTAGGTAGATCCTGCAAGTAGATTGCAACTCTCCGTGCACTGCAGTATTATGGTTGTCCTTCCTCAGAGGGTTCTTTAGGGAACATATTGTTGGCTAGTTGCAGGTTTCTCATAATTGTTTTTAAATCTCTGAAATCTTTGTCCCTGTAATTATCGCTAGCTTTTAGAGATCGCTGTGCTCTTTCAATTTTGGCCTCTTCTGCATCCCAGATTTTCATCAACCCACTATTGGCAGCTGTGTCTTTAGCTATCTAGGccaaaactctggaattccttccataagtctctctacctctcttccgTTAAAACATCACAGAAAACCTACTTTGACCAAGTTTCCTCATCTCATGTGGTTTGATGTTCAATTTTGAAGCACTGAATATTCTATTACactaaggtgctttataaatgcaagttgttacttTTGAATATGAATAAATACAGTGGTGCAAAGCCCCAGCATCAATTTTGTAAACTAAAAAATGTGTGCTAGGTCGTGATTGTGGGCACATTATGGGAGCGTTAGCTGAACTAAATTTGAGAGTTTTAGTTGAAACTTGTAACCCTTGAATCGCatggtggttagcaccgttgcttcatagcgcaagggtcccaggttcgattcccgcttgggtcactgtgtggagtctgtacgttctcccatgtctgtgtgggtttcctctctcaagtcctgaaagacatgatcACTGCTGGAAAGTGCCTCTTGAGGAAATCTGGATTAGGTTCAGATTTAATGACTTTGATGGTCAAATTGCAGAGGTTAGGTACTTCCCAGGGGGGAATGATAGAAAGTCGGATGGCGTATTCCCCATACTTTATCTGTATATCTTTTAAAATGAAACACAAAAGAAAATTGAGCAGTTCCCTGTGTACTATCAGCATAGAAACATAGCACAGAACGATGTAGAGTgagagattttaaaaattaaattttaaCCTATAAGAGGGATTTAATTTGGTCAAATGTTAATTGAATTCAAGTTTGATTTTAAAAATAGTATTCTTAAAACCAAAGCCAGTAAATAAACCAGTGTTGAAGAAGTATAAGTTTCAAGTTAAATGCAATCCATAGTCTTCCTATACTGTGTTCAGATTATCCTGTGCTCAGCTTTGATGGGCGAAAAAGAATGATCTTGAGCACCATTTCCTGGATGGGAGGAAAGAATCCATTCCTTGGAATCGCTTACATTACTGTTGGCTCCATCTGCTTCTTTCTGGGAGTTGTACTACTGATCATCCACCACAAATATGGGAACCGCAACACCAGTGCTGACATTCCTAATTAATAGCATCTTTGCAACAGACTAACTGCATGTGCATCCATCCAGAGTACTGATGTGTGATGAAGCTTTAGGAAAATCTTAGACAGCCACATCAGTTATTATACAAATGAGATTTGGCTGTGTCTTCAGTGCATTGTCAGTGTTTGATTGTCTTCTCAAGTATGCTCAGAACCTTTTGATTTGCAGGTGAAGCAGTGTAGTGCAGAATTgtttggtttttttttttacaatcaaTGCTAATGGCTATAAATTTTAATTTCTGTGCATATGGATGTTAATATTCTTGGAGGTATAAATCGCTTTTAATGTTTCCTAAGCAGTGGTAAAATGAATGCACTTTTGCTTTTACTTGCCAACCAGAAATTGTCAGTGGACTGCAAGTTCAGCTAAGGATCTAGGGAGACCTACGTCCTTTCCTGTACATATAGTGAGTATTTCCCCACACACCATTAACAAATTCGCCAGTTCAGGTTATTGTTCGGTAAGACGCAAATGCATATGATGGGTAATTAGTTCTCTGAGATAACTGTTTGCCCTTTGGCGTGGGAATGAAAGTTTGCAATTATTTTGTTTACTGTCCTTATCGAATTCATTCACATTACATCAAAAATAAGTAACTAATTGGAAATTAAGGCTGAGGATCAGAACTGAAATTAACTTAATATTTCAATGCAAAATATTACAAAATTATTTTATACTGTAAAGCAGCTTCCAAGTTATGCTGATTTCCCAAAGCCCCTATACCCAATATTATTGTAGTACCTTTTCTAGACCAACCAACCTATCTGCAGATGGTAAAACTAGGAGTAGATGTGTTTCAGTAGAGTACACAAGAAGTTTGTTGAGAAGGGAGTAACTGTGAGTGTTTAAACCACTGAGGTATATCCTTAGCAGTTGTAACTCTTGAAGTCTGTTGTTTAAAAACCCCTTATATTTGAGTTGATTATAAAGTGATGGGAGGGGATATGTATATATTTCCTTAATGGGAAGGGAATTATCAGTTGTGTAATGTTGGCTGGGAGGTGGAATACAAATACAAGTGTCATGTTTTGCCAGTTGTAATTTATTGGTATGTAAAATTACTGGTATGAAAATAAATGTTTGGCTATAAGCAGCTCAATGTTACTTTGTTTTGTGCTGGAGAATTTATCTTGGAATTCCTCTTGGAATAAGAAAGCTCCTTTCCAGCTCTGCTTTTTGTTGTGAAACATTCTGATCGGTGGTTTAATATATAAACATACTTTTTTCTGGGGAAGAATGAATATGTTGCACTTAAGAATGTACAGACCACAGCATAAATCAACCATGCACCATTCAGTTGTTAGAGTATTGTCCCAGCTCTTGTTGAAAAATGCATGTGTAATATGAATGTAATTAAAGTCTATTTATCACACTTTTGAAaatgtctatttttaaaaaatatttccttGGTTTAAGTTGTTTCTAAAGCTTGATTTTGTCAGTTTCCTGTGTTAAAGACCTTTTCAGATGATACACTTAATCTTCaacaggactcttttttttaaGAAAAAAATTAAAAATCCTTGCTATTGTGTTTGCTGGTTTCTTTAGGAATTTAAACAGTGGTGAAGTTAATAAATTGGCTTTCATTGTTCAAGTAATCCTTTTTAAAATTAATCAGTTTGTTGAGCAAAGAGTACTGGCCttgcatagaaactaggagcaagagtaagccattcggcccttcgagcctgctccaccattcaatgtgacgaTAGTTATCcactatctcaatgccatattcccactttctccccatacccctttgatgctattaaaatatttttttgaatACATTGAGTGACATGGCCTCCACAGCCatttgtggtagagagttccacaggttcactgcCCTTTGAATGAGGAAATACTTCCTCATctctcctaaatggtctaccctgtattcaGAGACTGTgtaccctggttctagattcccaacCAGGGAAAGCATCTTCCTTGCATTAAGTCTGACCACCACTGTGTGAACTTTAttcgtttcaatcagatctcctttcACCCttttaaattccagtgaatacaggcccagttgaacCAATATTTCCTCATGGGAAGGTCCCACCAACCCTGCTATCAGCCTCATGAACCTCTGCTTCACTCCCTCAAGGGCAAGTATATCCGTTATGGATAGGGAGGCTAAAACTGCATGCAATACCCCCAagggtggtctcaccaaggccctgtataactgcagtaagacatcc is a window from the Scyliorhinus torazame isolate Kashiwa2021f chromosome 1, sScyTor2.1, whole genome shotgun sequence genome containing:
- the LOC140419502 gene encoding cell cycle control protein 50A-like — translated: MATNYSPKDDDGEQHKSRKPDNTAFKQQRLPAWQPILTAGTVLPAFFIIGLVFIPIGIGLFVTSNNIKEFEIDYTGIEPNSPCGICANNGTWNTTCTCEVHFRLDQPFEGNVFMYYGLSNFYQNHRRYVKSRDDSQLNGDKSSLKDPSKECEPYRMSNGRPIAPCGAIANSLFNDTLVLYYMDNGTRKEIQLTSNGIAWWTDKNVKFRNPTGDGNLSTIFKDTAKPLNWPKPVYDLDPTDPHNNGFINEDFIVWMRTAALPTFRKLYRLIMKTDSLTPTLQQGNYTLHVTYNYPVLSFDGRKRMILSTISWMGGKNPFLGIAYITVGSICFFLGVVLLIIHHKYGNRNTSADIPN